The Dysidea avara chromosome 11, odDysAvar1.4, whole genome shotgun sequence genome includes the window ACTTTGCAAGGTTGAAACAGAAGACCGGCCATTCATATTGTACTGAATGTGATTTACAGTTTGAGACTGGAGACTGGGTAGTTGGTTGCCGGCAGGATTGCGACCATAGATATTAAACTGACGCTGGCATATACAGTTTGCAGGGGAAGCGATGTCCATGCACTTTCGGTAGAGAGTGAAATAAATGGAAACATCACTGTTAGAAAACTGTGTCACTGCATTGTATGGGAGCATGACTTCTCTGGTCTTAGAGTATCCCCTAGCCAAAAAAATTAGATGGTCAGATTTAGTTTTTCATGTGCCCTATCAATAGTACACCCCACCCATGTTTGACTACAGATGGGAAGATTTCATCCAAAAGGGTGTGCAGGACTTTTGAGCTAGTAGCTTACAAGCATACGTATGTAAGCATATATTTCCAAGGTTAAAATAGACCATGAAATTGTCTGCAGCTGCATACTTTAATATACGTGTACAAGAATGGATTGTTAGATCATGTAAGAATACTTAGTTAAGACCAAGCAGGAGTTTTGTTGGATGGTTTTGGTTATGGGATAGTCAGCATGGTGTACAGTAGGAGTAGTATAGTTAATGATGTTTGTTGTGTTTATGTACCAGGGGAAGATGTGGAAATGGAAGCACATCAAAAACTCTTGCATATTGTACTTCATAAGACGATACAATCCCTTTTCTCAGGTTGCATGCTATAACACTGTTAATTCAAAAGTGATCCATTCTTTTGTTGGGTATAGACTAGTATCTAACATACACATTTTGTACAGCTGACAACTGTCCCACCATTAAAGATCTACACAATCATGTGGTACCAGGAGCTGCAGTCAAGTGGAGAGATCTTGGTATACAACTACTAGATCCGACCAGTGGAGACATGTTGGACATAATCGAAAAGGAGTGCCAAAATGATGTTAAAGAATGTTGTATGAGAGTACTTCAAAAGTGGCTAGATAGAATACCAGATGCCAGCTGGAACCAAGTGTTGGCAGCTCTTAGAACTCCACCTGTTGAGTTAAATAATTTGGCCAATCAAATTGAGCAAAAGTTAAATGAGAAATGTGAGACCAATTTTGTTGATtgatgtgtatatactgtaagtCTTGTATCCTAAAATATCATTGGTATTTCAATCATACAGTGAACCTTGTCTAGCCATGATACTGTATTTGTGGATATTATGACATCAGATTCCTTGACATAGTATGTTGCAGACTGtgatttactctaatacaggCACATGAACAAAAGCTGCCTGTAATCATATGGTATGGTATATGTGTCGGCGTTAAAACCAGGTCGGGTCACCCTGGTCACACTTTGTTCGgatcatccgggtctgacctgctTTATAAATGTCAGGGTCTGACTCAGATTGGATTATGTCTGGTGATATGGAaatatcaaacggtatggtcgtactgtttaagtagggatcgtggtgaatgtttcgcGTTCCGCCAAAttttccgcctttaaaaatcatcctagagatatcttacgagacgaaagccacctttacggaatagtactagtccatataatacataaaacagcattaaatacaacgaaacacttacaggtggccggatataaaatttaaaaaaattgccaaaatcTCCAAATTTAGTAcaactgcctcactgcctcactcactgaccacattcgcaagcctagagcccaaacgaagcagcgcacggtcaccattttacgctacaacaacaagctcaccggtgggatgtgccttttggggttccgacgagtgtacgccctgtgtgccttgtcttttcttttatcttcaatcaggctgcttgtcttcttcatccaacgaaaccatatcgaggcattaattttccatatcaacactttctttaagcagcataatagacgccacaaaattatttaaggtgcttagaatACGCTACTGTAGctacggaggtaccagtactccacgataggccacaagatcacgcccattctttattctatgtATATCGATCTATGGATtgagaccacaccccttttacgctagctgtgtGCTTGTCCAAAAAGGGCTCGGAAAAAGGGTGTGTTCATCGTGGTtttgatcgattattagactagagtatctcgaatcagcctactaaCTTGAAGGTGTATGGTCAAAACCACGATGAACACACCCTTTTTCGAGCCCTTTTggacaagcacacatcttttgcaagctgactcgagatactctaatacagcagtcatcctaatagaacagtcacatgtttatagttagctgtatgctttaacaaaaaactaaacaaactagtatattaaaaattttgaatttaaaaatgaagtagggatccaagcgataaaaagtagtgaaacaagagatgaacaatggtagttattacagcatagctcagtgggaaatccctactttggcatggtataacaattattttgtgttcattgccaaagtaaggatttcccactgagctatgctgtaataactaccattgttcatctcttgtttcactactttttatcgcttggatccctacttcatttttaaattcaaaatttttttaatatactagtattaaCATATCATAGCCTAGTCCCTTTGTGAGTCACGCCTATTTATAGGGATTTTTATGTGTTACTTTCTGTAGGCATACATGCAGCCTTGCCCATTATCAGTAGCAGTTTGTAGGTATGCatgtctgttgctgtctgcaGGCTTACGCCAACTAATCATTTAATATCCTGTATTtgatgtacaaatcaatctAATTGTATACAaatgcacaaaaaatttggaatcttcaactagagtagggatcatagaacatTGGTAAAAGTACTGAGAGTAGTGCACAACAATTAATCAaatagaagtgttatatccctactgtgcattttccaTTTTGAtattttgagcacagtaggaatataacacttcttattgttttcctGTGAtgtaatatcgtgcactacagcttgtttcagtacctttattgatgtactatggtccctactctagttgaaaattacaattttttgtgtatttgtttgtaaacttttttgtaaaataaaattatcatgactggtgaacccatgcatacctcATCAAAAGGCACCACTCAACCTAGttgtcaattatcatctgaaaagtgagatatccattatgcttcattgtcagctatgttcaacccgttacacagcatcacaaatcaagaactattcgaaaagcgcctctgcaatcaaagtagccactatgaaaaatgtgGACGATttttgttatgaagggaagccatcatgcgctactgccaaatcaacaccttttacTGTCAGCaatgatgaatgggacacaaaggaggacactggtaagtctatgaagaatgcattgtatgtactgcagtatgccaaaaggtatgtgtccggctgaagtgatgttgaacagtgaaaaaatcaagcacgTAGCCTTGGCctttatcaagttacacttgtctgaaggcagttacttagtcagtcagtataaaattccaattttcatagcaacttgttgaaagcgttttgggtcaatctgaatgcttgttttggcttagttttacctaaccaatactgctttatCGTTGtcagtagaggtgtaccgataatcagatcggctataatatctgccaccgatatggtattttttaccaatatcagtatcggtacagaacagcaggaggactgATATTGCtgccgatatttatacagtagcagtaCATTaacggattatgcattggttttctacgttatctaTGTGGCTCTGGCTTATTGTTCCCTCTACAACAAACGCTACTGTATGAgaaaccatatgtgaccggatctttgaaaacccgacataatggcgcatttttcaaattctttattattgaatatttataatctacttagccaactgGCCCAAGTGTATGATCTGGCCAAGTTTTAGCCTTGTATGCTTACAAtgtttggagttacagccctacaaagtagcaacaacagaaagatcaatttgtacagcaaaaattgggaaaataaattacatgcacttacaaaaatggctgtaacttacaaacgcaatgcagtacagagttgcaacttgcaccattgtgttcaccatgaataggggagtccattactgggtaagttttgtcttctaTTGCCACTCTTCACTGTATACagagatgaaatcagtgaagaaaaatcgatcgcgtacaattgtttcgacatgacgtaaacaaatgaccataacttatgtatcctttactctattacaacgaaacaaagatttttgaactcctcttgacataacttatgtatcctttactctattacaacgaaacaaagatttttgaactcctcttgagtaggtgaataaggtGATATCCAGGTTTGTATCATTGGACCCTTTCtccacaaagaacaaagcatttaaaaattttacgaCTTTTTTTCaattatgcaaatattttacccattgcaatcaatggcTTATTCTGAAAATgtaggcttgcgccattatgtcaggttttcacagatccggtcacatataaatacacatgattctagtgtttgttgctggaaagcttatcacagtctttacaaatgaacagtgttgggcaagttactttttaaaagtaactagttacatattacatattacttgcaactgaactatttagttacagttacatattactcataaaataaagtaactgtaataatattacatattatattactttgtgtccacagccttaagctgtcacgtaccaccttatcacgtgacatgattgcgttgttgggcaatgtgcaatgttggttataagtaagaagctggtgaataagcttcattcagtaggcttcattacttcgttgtggctagacgttactcagtggattactaacgagattagtaacttcattacttgtagtaataatataacgtaatattagactcgttacagtaactatattacttaggtaacgcgttacacttgtaagtaaagtaacttgagttatattacctgtttttatagtgtatttcgttatattactttgttaccacaaaagtaataatattacgtaacgcgatacataagtagcgcgttactcccaacactgcaaatgaagcagttatagagtatcTTTGTAGTAAAAGAAGGATTataggataaccaaggaaacttgctgtatcaACTTTCTCACtagccattagaatgcggagtaatgcagaaatatctgtttaaggcttcatgagagtatacataaaaatatttgtgggtgcctaattgtctggattgcacaatagaaacccaaacCACAGGCAGATTACAGCAATggatacatgcacatgttgttgtagggtaggtaaatttaCACTTTCgtttgcttaaaatattaatgcaaatatcagaTCAACTAttggttatcggcttcttttggttgcatcaatatcggatattggtacatgccaaaaacccatatcggtacacctctagttgtcagggaaaagttaggctggttttgagtgatgtttttcatgggccatgcctacacctttgtggtccctactatacagtaatatcgtactgtatgatactgtacaAGCCATAGCGTCAAGCCAGCTTTTGTGACTGGAAATGTGATATTACCTGTAGGCACTGAGCAAGTGTTGTTGAAGTTTGTTAgtatgcatgaagccacacccacaaGTTTTATTGTCTATAAACTTATTTTGAACCAATCCCACTGACTGATTGTTAGTTAAAACATATCTGTATATTAATTATATAACTACTGGTTTTGTTAATTTGTGTAGTGCCCAAAATGAAGCACTTGGCTTGGTTTTTTGATATCTATGTAGATCTGTTGGTCATCCTACAGTAGTAACCGAGTTTCAATGCTGGTACAGTAGCCTTAAAATTCTGCATAAAATTTGTCATGAAAACATCTTACATACGTATGTTAGAAAAAATAATTTGACAAGTGACTGTCTCCGTGGCATTATAAATTTTTGTTACATGTATGGGCTCCTACTTCATTTGTGACTGAAATCAACCATAAGAACTAAAACAGATAActccagcatgaagttgctgcactatcaggctgaAAATTTCCGCATCAAACTTTCTTGTTGGATCTGCTTTTGGTAGACTGTTTCTGGCGGCCTGTATAATCATGCCAGACATCCTTCCCCATCCCACCACCCTCCACCCTCCACCTCTTTTTGAGGGCTTGTGACACaacaacactggtgaaaaaattTATGTAAAAtagtgggaaactctacaaggattaccttggccaccaGATGGTCTTAAAAGTTATGAATTGCTACATCTTTGGTGAGAATTCCATATGTAtagctgccaaggctggtgagtaacaatgttttaaattgttaaaatacatttttatgtGAATCAAAAATGTGCCCATACAGTTGATTttctaaaatccagtcacattttaaaaTACTTTTAAGCACACTACTTTTAAAGAACATGattaacatcaagacacatggtagtgtgtcgtgtggacAAGAAAGCTGGTGTGCCACTCTGTGGGTATATTGACTGGAAAAAGAAAGAAACAGCATTTTCATGCGTGCATACGATCAGGTACGTGTACACATATATAGTTCCATGgttccttctccaaagcacaccattattgcattatagctgtctgcctgGTAGGTAGGCTACaaagtaaatttgattaaatttgcaccagCCATTTGGAAAATATGGATGTTCAAAAGTTtgatttaatttctttgttttttttcttcttaagtcTTAGGGGGGCTTCAGGGGCTTTGATTTATTTGGAAAAATTAATATAAAATGCAAATATGTGCCTCTATTTCCTTGATagttggcacaaatgaagaacgtataaaggtgaattcatgtaccaagtttactATGAATTtgatgaatatccaaggagtataagcatttattcacataaaaaaacttctgtcacagctacaggatCCGAGTATGggaattggtgtgtacataggctgaatGTAAGAGATGGGATCCAGTAGCTACATGCTTAAATTCACACACATTATTTGCATTGCTTGAAGCAAGTCCCTATAGCTGGCTTTgaggcttccttttaactttttatATACTACAGGAATCATCAACAAAGAAAAAAACTAGCTACTATTATTGTGAATCTATGTGCATGTTTATTGTAAATTTGAAACTAAATAAAACATTTATCATGTAgctattagggtgacttgttatgaaGCTGAACCCCATACATGGTGTTATGTGTAGCCGAACTGTCTCTTTTTACATGACTGAACAcactacaggatgaattgtttgtacgtagatgaattatctacatgatgacttgattgtagccgatctctctacagggtggcttgttcatagctgaaatttctacagggtgactttttgtggttgaactctctacatggtgacttgattgtagctgatcttactacagggtgactttgtggctgatcactctacattgggacttgtttgtggctgaactctctacatggtgacttgattgtagctgatctctctatagggtaacttgcacatagctgaactctacagggtgattttttttgtagctgaactctctacaggacggaACAGTTAAATTTAtctatattatacagtacaatagtactgtatagtagggccatcgaaggtgtgggggcgatctgtggtataatataacccaaaaacctgccacggtttttcctcacaacaacatgacagtattggttgggtaaaatgaAGCCcgaaagtgtcttcagatcgacctgaaacgtttccgtcaagttactacagatttttttaaaaacattattcaacggaattttctactgcctgcctgccagcctgccagcctgccagcctgccagcctgccagcctgccagcctgccagcctgccagcctgccagcctgccagcctgccagcctgcctgatgcctttagTCAAGCGTAttctagtttgcttaagaaaaaacctttggtatattgataaacatacaatgcttaaacatacaatgcttagACTATTGttttaccttttatccttctttaccatggccatcaatcaaggttctactgctgagtgttaatagactactgtatggcttccatctaccagtgtatattgcatcaaactattcgaatacacgtggtcgccggttgcaccaaaaacacatGCGTATGTGATTCActgttgatattgatcagagagagcaactcacggtgaactatatagcaatgtgtatgttaatatagtttatttagtaacaatgttaaaccaagtcgggtcatccagatcctgctttacagattatttgtGTCTGACCCCACacaatgtggacgtgttactacacatcatagcgtagctctgcttctttcatgagccacgcccacttacataaattactgtctgtagatgtatggtagccacgcctattcatcagtgtgtaggtatgcacgaatgcatgcccacttatgtaaattactgtctgtagacatggtagccatgcccattcatcagtctgtaggtatgcacgaatccacgtccattattgtatgcaggcttatgtagagccacgcccactgatcagatgttattgtatgagtcataatctagtataatagtgctgtgattaactcttttaaaatattgtgactggttttgtgaaaagcaggctatttagtggtcatgagcttgcaaaaaaacttcacaaacaagtataagaaaaaaattgggaatattaaattagagtagggatagtgtataatgctgcaataaaaagcactgaaacaagctggatcggagtagtacgcaagtccaaatactgtaaaacaataagaagtaaatatccctactgtgcactgatatttaaaattcccaattttttcttatacttgtaaggTTAAAGGTTGTAGCGTATATATAGACACAGAAATATCACAATTTTACTGGCTAGCTTTGAAGTAGAAGAATTGACCCTAAGATAAGACAGGTTGCAAGTACTGTACTTAATAATTTAATGAGTCACCAAATTAATATTTATTAAACAATGAATGCAATAGTGTACACACAATATTTATTTACTAATTGTTAATTATTGAATGTACAGTTCCACTTGCTCTACCAGAGTTGCTTCATTGCTATATACTTCATCACGACAGATCCTCACTTCAACAGCTCCCTTCTCAGGTTGGGTGAAGTGGCGGTAGAACCAGGGTGCTCCAAGCGTAGAACAACAGTCATCACCAGCTATGCAGCCCTTACCATCCCAAAGAGGGTCTAATCCAAAGAACTGGTTCAGAGGGATACCACCAATGGATGCTCCAGATTCACAGAAGTAATGATCTTTTACATACGTTGGAGGGTTAGAACCAGGATTTTGTCTGCAAGGGCAACTATCAATTGCATTGACTGTCTTCAACTTACTATAACCAACAGCATAGCTCCATACATGTTTACGAGGAGTACCAACAGTTATGGAAACACCCTCAAGATAAGGTCCATCAATGGAGTGTCTACGACTAGGTAAAAATGCAGAAGGTGTACCCTGCTGGTACCCACGTAATTTTCCACAGATAGAATTATACTCTGCCTTGTGATTAGCAATGTATGCAGAGTAGCAACCAGCTGCATTCCCAGATCCCCTGCACAAAGGTCGCGGGCTTGTTATCTTCTTCCATCCCACAGGACAATCGTCTCCTTGACTGGTATCAACTTTGGCTATTCTCATCCATCCCCCTTTTACCCCACCACAATTCAATTCCATGTCACAGTAGACCTTGTACAGTTTATCTGTTTCAATCCAGTATTCTCCTGACAATCCACGACTTGCCATGTTGTTGTCATAAATGTCCTTGCATGACTTTCCAGGATAGGAAGGATCAGTTCCCAGTTTATTAAAAGATGTCACCAGCATCTCTAGGTCACTGTGAGATACTGCTAGCTGGCTATAGCCAACAACCAACAGTAGAAGAGTGCACAGCAGTAATTCTGCAGCCATCTCTCACTTACACCACACTTCACAGTGAGTATATGACTGTGGGAACTGCACACTTTTTATAGCAGTTGGTATTGCCTGTTTGATGATGCTGCAAATTGCTCAGCTTGTACAAATGTATTCATTAATCTGTTATTTAAAGTAGAACATGCAGTAAATCTCATATACAGTAAATCTTTGTACAGGCAAGTCATATTATGTTTACCTTCCCATTAATTTGAAGACTAAGAATGTATTATGAACATCTATGTATACAAAGCTGATTCCAGCACGGTTAGATCTTTCTTGCAATcaccacacatatacacatatttaCAACATGACATCACTGCTTTGAAACACTGAAATCTCAAGCTTACTGCTGTATCATCTTATGACAGAACTTACATTGATGTAAAGCTTTACTGTACTCTTTTGATCATTTCAGTCTGAATGCTATACACATAGACTTATGTTCATTTTTAAATCCTGGCCACAATTCAATGTGTAATTGAAATAAAGGTTGAAATGATCACGTTCTGTATTATACTCACACGTTAGTATGTATTTATATCAGTATAGCATTAGAATCATTGATGCTGGTGTTGTGACTCGCTGTTTATACATTGTGACATCTTCCAAAGCTATACATGcacatatataccactttagcgtaggcgttcaaaggcgccgctcggtgtttagcttgcatattgcccgggcaatatcatgggaaagcggtttgccaatgactttgatacccagccagttcaaagaatcgatgcgctttgactcgttatattgagcgacatagagctttgtattgtgggactcggttttgtagaggttgctaagcttagtacataggctaagatagagtagttggttgttactaaaggataatgaaggcacaaaataattgtttgggcgattgtggatgcgtatttctactcaccgcgtatcagcctttgaacagaccacggaacagcaaagctactactgctacgttgaaataggttagtaacttacagttctaagtacttaacttaatataataacttacttactgtcccaatagcgaagttagttggcttaacttagtac containing:
- the LOC136238398 gene encoding uncharacterized protein; protein product: MAAELLLCTLLLLVVGYSQLAVSHSDLEMLVTSFNKLGTDPSYPGKSCKDIYDNNMASRGLSGEYWIETDKLYKVYCDMELNCGGVKGGWMRIAKVDTSQGDDCPVGWKKITSPRPLCRGSGNAAGCYSAYIANHKAEYNSICGKLRGYQQGTPSAFLPSRRHSIDGPYLEGVSITVGTPRKHVWSYAVGYSKLKTVNAIDSCPCRQNPGSNPPTYVKDHYFCESGASIGGIPLNQFFGLDPLWDGKGCIAGDDCCSTLGAPWFYRHFTQPEKGAVEVRICRDEVYSNEATLVEQVELYIQ